In Phaseolus vulgaris cultivar G19833 chromosome 10, P. vulgaris v2.0, whole genome shotgun sequence, a single genomic region encodes these proteins:
- the LOC137812946 gene encoding uncharacterized protein, which translates to MILLFGTTHSVVLESDENHIKSATFLSEQFEVGPGKVAVKTLFDIDFPKGHIGVKSFDVEVVDEDGNSVPLYETYLHHWFAVKYIENITMSQYIKKSHDLRNGIEYERNDGACQGFLLPHYWGLGGESRGTSSNLPDPFAVELGNPTKIKHGFKEKWLFSIMVIDTRGAYDRKGCSECRCKLLNLPKDFYNVTMDINGNLLSRNYKGGLFCCQDNLQCKLRNGFHGPTRKLSLRYKIRWVDWDEHQVPLKFYILDSADRVRSNGSTPIHDCQKANIPMTKGGYLIYGTAHMHTGVVNATLYGQDGRVLCTSSPKYGTGKEAGNENGYLVGMSVCYPKPGSIQIKDGEILTIESRYENKFRTGAMGHFYIYLA; encoded by the exons ATGATATTGCTCTTTGGCACAACGCACTCGGTTGTTTTAGAGTCTGATGAGAATCATATAAAATCAGCTACTTTTTTGTCTGAACAATTTGAAGTGGGACCAGGAAAAGTTGCAGTGAAAACATTATTTGATATTGACTTTCCAAAGGGTCATATTGGCGTCAAGAGTTTTGACGTTGAAGTAGTTGATGAAGATGGTAATTCTGTACCTTTATATGAAACTTACCTTCATCATTGGTTTGCtgtaaaatatattgaaaatattaccATGTCACAATACATTAAAAAATCTCACGACCTTCGTAATGGTATTGAGTATGAAAGAAATGATGGTGCTTGCCAAGGTTTTTTGCTTCCACATTATTGGGGCTTGGGAGGAGAATCACGAGGAACATCCTCAAATCTTCCAGATCCTTTTGCAGTCGAATTAGGTAATCCTACAAAAATAAAGCATGGGTTTAAAGAAAAATGGTTATTTAGCATAATGGTTATTGATACACGTGGCGCATATGATAGAAAAGGTTGTTCAGAGTGTAGGTGTAAGCTTTTAAATCTCCCAAAGGACTTTTACAATGTCACAATGGACATTAATGGTAACTTATTGTCTAGAAATTATAAAGGAGGACTATTTTGTTGTCAAGATAACTTACAATGCAAATTAAGAAATGGTTTTCATGGCCCAACGAGAAAGCTTTCCCTAAGATACAAAATAAGGTGGGTTGATTGGGATGAACACCAAGTCCCTCTTAAGTTCTATATACTTGATTCAGCTGATCGTGTAAGATCAAATGGTTCTACACCAATTCATGATTGCCAG AAAGCAAACATCCCAATGACAAAAGGTGGTTATCTTATATATGGCACTGCTCATATGCACACCGGTGTTGTGAATGCTACCTTATATGGACAG GATGGAAGGGTTTTATGCACTTCAAGTCCAAAATACGGAACAGGAAAAGAAGCAGGAAATGAAAATGGTTACCTAGTTGGAATGTCAGTTTGTTATCCAAAACCAGGTTCTATTCAGATTAAAGATGGTGAAATTCTAACAATAGAATCGAGATATGAAAACAAGTTTCGTACTGGGGCTATGGGGCATTTCTACATTTACTTGGCGTAA
- the LOC137812955 gene encoding uncharacterized protein, whose protein sequence is MILLFGTTHSVVLESDENHIKSATFLSEQFEVGPGKVAVKTLFDIDFPKGHIGVKSFDVEVVDEDGNSVPLYETYLHHWFAVKYIENITMSQYIKKSHDLRNGIEYERNDGACQGFLLPHYWGLGGESRGTSSNLPDPFAVELGNPTKIKHGFKEKWLFSIMVIDTRGAYDRKGCSECRCKLLNLPKDFYNVTMDINGNLLSRNYKGGLFCCQDNLQCKLRNGFHGPTRKLSLRYKIRWVDWDEHQVPLKFYILDSADRVRSNGSTPIHDCQVEYTIPRIHDSDSPHVKKANIPMTKGGYLIYGTAHMHTGVVNATLYGQDGRVLCTSSPKYGTGKEAGNENGYLVGMSVCYPKPGSIQIKDGEILTIESRYENKFRTGAMGHFYIYLA, encoded by the exons ATGATATTGCTCTTTGGCACAACGCACTCGGTTGTTTTAGAGTCTGATGAGAATCATATAAAATCAGCTACTTTTTTGTCTGAACAATTTGAAGTGGGACCAGGAAAAGTTGCAGTGAAAACATTATTTGATATTGACTTTCCAAAGGGTCATATTGGCGTCAAGAGTTTTGACGTTGAAGTAGTTGATGAAGATGGTAATTCTGTACCTTTATATGAAACTTACCTTCATCATTGGTTTGCtgtaaaatatattgaaaatattaccATGTCACAATACATTAAAAAATCTCACGACCTTCGTAATGGTATTGAGTATGAAAGAAATGATGGTGCTTGCCAAGGTTTTTTGCTTCCACATTATTGGGGCTTGGGAGGAGAATCACGAGGAACATCCTCAAATCTTCCAGATCCTTTTGCAGTCGAATTAGGTAATCCTACAAAAATAAAGCATGGGTTTAAAGAAAAATGGTTATTTAGCATAATGGTTATTGATACACGTGGCGCATATGATAGAAAAGGTTGTTCAGAGTGTAGGTGTAAGCTTTTAAATCTCCCAAAGGACTTTTACAATGTCACAATGGACATTAATGGTAACTTATTGTCTAGAAATTATAAAGGAGGACTATTTTGTTGTCAAGATAACTTACAATGCAAATTAAGAAATGGTTTTCATGGCCCAACGAGAAAGCTTTCCCTAAGATACAAAATAAGGTGGGTTGATTGGGATGAACACCAAGTCCCTCTTAAGTTCTATATACTTGATTCAGCTGATCGTGTAAGATCAAATGGTTCTACACCAATTCATGATTGCCAG GTAGAATATACTATTCCAAGAATTCATGACAGTGACTCCCCTCATGTTAAGAAAGCAAACATCCCAATGACAAAAGGTGGTTATCTTATATATGGCACTGCTCATATGCACACCGGTGTTGTGAATGCTACCTTATATGGACAG GATGGAAGGGTTTTATGCACTTCAAGTCCAAAATACGGAACAGGAAAAGAAGCAGGAAATGAAAATGGTTACCTAGTTGGAATGTCAGTTTGTTATCCAAAACCAGGTTCTATTCAGATTAAAGATGGTGAAATTCTAACAATAGAATCGAGATATGAAAACAAGTTTCGTACTGGGGCTATGGGGCATTTCTACATTTACTTGGCGTAA